DNA sequence from the Oscillatoria salina IIICB1 genome:
CTTGCGCGACAGCATTTTGCATTTTATGTCGCGCAAGATGCCTTTTTTTTAACAGCATTTGCTCGCGCTTACAGTATCGCGGCGGCGAAAGCGCCCGATCGCCAAGGATTTTTCAGTTTCCACAACCTCGCTGATGGTGTTTTAGGAGAGTTACGCCTTCATGAAAGTTATGCGCGAGAGTGGAATGTAGATTTAGAAGCGGTTACACCCGCACCAGCTACCCAACGCTACACCGATTTTTTACTTGCTACTGCTTGGGGAAGTGATGTAGGTTTGACAGCAGTAGCGATGACTCCCTGTATGCGTTTATATGCCTTTTTAGGGCAAGAATTAGCGAAAGATGGTATTCCGACGCACGCATACGGCGACTGGATTCGCACCTACAGCAGTGGAGAATTTGAGGAGTTAGCACAAGAATTAGAGAGTTTATGCGATCGCTACGCCTCTGATAACGAACAAACTAACTCAACTTACCGCTATGCTTTACTCTGCGAGGAAAATTTCTTTACTGCGGCTTGGGAAAGCAATCTTTAGAAACAAACCTCTCCCCCAGCCCCTCTCCTGCAAGGAGAAAAGACTTAAAATTATTAATTACTCCCCTTTCCCTCGTAGGGAAGGGGGTTGGGGGGTTAGGTTAGACAATTCCTAGTAAAATTATCGAACAAATTAATCACTTCAGCCACGCAGATAAATCTCGATCGATCAATTTTTCCAGCTTCAAAATATCACTCCGGTAAATTTCAATCATTTGCTTTCTTTCCTCTGGGGATAACTTGACTTTCTCAATATTTTTCTTAACTAAGCTTTCGCGAATTTTTTGCCTCGTTTCCAAAGGAAGAAATATCTTCAGCAACCGGGCTGCAAAACTTCTCACAGGATTCTTTTTCGTCAATAACTGATTCACAGCTTGGTTTTTCGGTAATCCACCTTCTCTACCTTTCTTACTCATATCGGGGACAAAACTGTCGTCAACTCCGACAAAACGAAACAAATCTTGCAGAAAACTTGCTGCATCTTTACACAAGTCATCAAAAAGCAAAATTTTGATTTGCTTGCGATCGAATGCTTCAAAAAAAGGTAGTAATTCTGAGTAATAAAATCCTCGTTTCACGTGCTTATTTTCTGGAGAAATTAAGCCTTTGATATCTGGTTTTTCATTTCCCTCGCGCACGTGCATTTGATAATCAGAAAAAGCTCGCTCTGCTGGATCGCGCAAAATAGCAATTATTTTCACATCGGGAAGGAGATCGCGGATTAAACGAGCCGATTCTGGACAACTATAATAAGTTGTCGATATTTCGCCAATAACGCTGTTTTCCGGAG
Encoded proteins:
- a CDS encoding sulfotransferase family protein, translating into MNVNKLPDFIIIGGGKCGTTSLHDYLSQHPQIYICPQKETFFFINEPSRSNHKRWGAITELEEYQALFKDAPENSVIGEISTTYYSCPESARLIRDLLPDVKIIAILRDPAERAFSDYQMHVREGNEKPDIKGLISPENKHVKRGFYYSELLPFFEAFDRKQIKILLFDDLCKDAASFLQDLFRFVGVDDSFVPDMSKKGREGGLPKNQAVNQLLTKKNPVRSFAARLLKIFLPLETRQKIRESLVKKNIEKVKLSPEERKQMIEIYRSDILKLEKLIDRDLSAWLK
- a CDS encoding TenA family protein is translated as MTISKHLWQINQDLAQICLQNPFVQSLAKGDLARQHFAFYVAQDAFFLTAFARAYSIAAAKAPDRQGFFSFHNLADGVLGELRLHESYAREWNVDLEAVTPAPATQRYTDFLLATAWGSDVGLTAVAMTPCMRLYAFLGQELAKDGIPTHAYGDWIRTYSSGEFEELAQELESLCDRYASDNEQTNSTYRYALLCEENFFTAAWESNL